In the Fusarium falciforme chromosome 6, complete sequence genome, TGTGTCAGTCGTTCTGGTGTGCGCGCCTGGTTTCGCCGAGACCTCTGGGTGTTGTGCCAGTGAAAGCCACCAAGGCAACTTTCCAGGGCTGGCGGGCGCTTCGATGGAGCAGACGCGAGAGAGGGCTTGTTGCCCGTTAGAACACGGCCAGTGTACCCGTCACTGCATTCCGTCGCCCGTGACCCTGCTTGGCCGAAGCGAATGATGGATGCACCGAGACTGTCACCAACAAGACACGGACGACAGCTGGGCTGCGGTTTGAAAGAGCAATATTCGGCGTTTCCAATCTCGTGCAGCGGACTCAGGAAAGACATTTCACGCAGCcagtcagccagccagcttTGCTCGGGCCCGCATCCTGTTTCCGTGGGTGTGCGTTTCTTTGTGTTTCTGTTCGAGATTTCTCAACTGGCTGCTGATGCCCGTCCTCCTGCCAAACTCTGCCCGAGCGCCCAGGCATGCACGTATCGCCTGTGCCGAAGGGATTTTTGATGTGTTTTTGCCCGCATTACGGAGCACATCTCTGGGTCAAAGACGCAATCCCACCCGTCAACGCCATGCCGGCGTTGGATTCAGGACGGAGGACGCAGGTAGGGAGGCGTATCCTCGGACATGGGGGCACCGGCTTGGGCTGGTCAAAGGTGAGTTTTGCAGGCGTATGTTCAGGCCACTTACTCGCAGTAAGAAACAGAAACTTTCCATGCACTCACTCCCCGCCAATGTCTCGAGGCTACAGTCCACCGCTGGGAAATGACTTGTCTCGTTTTGCTTTCTTTTCCTGGGGTCTTTTTCTTGACGACTCCAGATCGTATCTCGGGCGCCGGGAATGCCATGGCACATACCCGTACATAGTTAGGGAGCATAGCATGGACACTCGCTGTCGCTAGCACGCTCCGTCTCGCGTGGTCACCAGCGGTTGGCGAAATCGAATACGTCAAAGAGCCCCATCATGCTTCGTACAGAAGTTGGTTGTCCCGCTCATCCCGTGCCTGGTGGTCACCTCGTAAACCATGCCGCCGCAGCCTGCTTTTCTCGTATGTGGATTGTTTGGCGCAGGCATGGAGATCAAAGCTCGACGACATGCAACGCGACGAGGTGGATGCATTGATGACCACTCTTTGATCATCTTTGAACTGGGCGAATCAGTGCAGAACGGCGCACTGGATTTCCGAGCACTGTCAGCCAGACAGCCAACCATATCAAGGCGCCAACGACAGGGAACCTTGGAGATTACCCTTGCCTTAGAGATTGCCCTTGACGGCAAGTTggggccaagaagcagcctaGGCAAGGAAAGTGTCTCTTGTGCTCCCGAAGCTGATGAGCGGAAAGGCCATTTCCTCATCTTGAGCGGAGGGTCTGTTCTGCAGGGATGATGGACTTCGATCAGAGCTTCTTTGAAGGGGTGAACGAATGGATCGATCATGGGACGGCACAGTGGATGTCAGATTTCCAAGTCAGAAGCAACGCGAGTGATAAAACTGTACCGAACAAgtgccatccatggatccttGGTCCAGGCGGAAGCAAACGTATCCATATCCGTACCTACTTTACCCCGTTGTGATGAGTTTCGAGGGGAGGTGGCACCGTCCAGCCAAGCCCAGACCAACCCAGAGCAAGGAGCCGGGCGGTGATAATTACCGTCGATCCCTTGCCGCGACGGGAAAGGCTGAAGGAAACAGTGAAGCAGTCtaaagggggagggggataTGTGTTGTAGGTTCCGTAGTCGTGTGAAAACTGCAGGCTCAAAGTTGTCTTTGCTCGATGCTCGGGTTCTTACTGGTCTTGAAGGCAACGGCATGTTGGACCCTGGCAAGCTCCCATTGCTTGGAATTGTTCAGGGAAGCAGAAGTTGTGCCAGTCCGTTTCTACCTTCCCTGGAGTAGAATAAGTCCCCGTTGTATCCACTCTTGGTGTCTATCATGATTGGCCCAGAAGGAAGCAATTGCTGACCCTGCCAGGCGCGGAGGGGGAAACATCAAGGAGCGGGAAGGCACCGGCGCTTTCCCAGTTCTGGCGTCCGTCTTTCCACTCCGAACCtccattccatccatcctgccCGAGCTACTGTGCAGCAGCAAGTCCTGTATCCCATCCCGCTGGCTGGCTGCCTTGTCATCCACCACTGCCTTCATCCATCGCCCTTTCTCGTCAAGCAACACTACCCAACACGGCCCACCAGGACTATCGCATGCCCACCACCGGGGATGCATTACAAATGCCCTGGGAACAAGGGATCGGGCGCCGTCACATCTTTGCAGCCACGGCCGGCTCACGTCCGTTGTGGTATCAGTCTCGTCTACTGGGCTCGCTCACACGCACACAATCGGTGATCATGATGAAAACACACAGGCAATTTAGAGATGTTTGACATACAAGAAGCCAATCATGGTAGACCAGGAAGACCCTTCAGAGCCATAATCAACCCTTCTCTCGTTCAGTCTCGCACCACATGCATGGCTCTATCAACCTTGCGTGGCTCGTGGCAAAAAATGCACGCGCGCACCATCGCATCTACAGTGGGGTGCTCGGGTGCCTTGACTTCAACTCTCAACATTGCTTTGTTGCGGTGCGCTGTATTGCTTCGCCTGGAGACTGCGCGCTCACTGTGCCTACGTACGCAGCACGCCAGGCTTGGCTGGGGCTGGGGCTTCTCGTCCAGTGTTTGCGCTGCCCGCTCGTCCGCTCTCCTCTCCGCTACATCCGCCATCATGACCGTTGACCATGGCCCCCGATGACATGCCTTTCTGGTGTTGGAGGGGTGGGGTTGTGGGAAACCCGGTCTTAACTCAACAGCGGTGGATTGAGGCACATCCACGCATGCCAAAGCCTCCTGCGTACTAACATCAGCGGTACAGGGGAAAGTCCTGATTCTCTCCTTGCAAACTGCACGGATCTCAAGCCGGATCCATGCGTCCCCTCTGTTGAGTTGCACAAGGTTCTGTCTTAGTGGCGCGGGCGAAAAGTGCATGCCACTTCTTGCCTCACCTCCGACCCCAGCAGCTGGGATAAAAGACCAAAGACTATTGCCAAAAATTTGCACCTGCCAGCTACTGACCAATGGCAGGTGACCGTTACCGTTGACGGACTCTGCGAGTCTCTGGCAGCCTACTCGCTCTGCTTGGCGGCCAAAGTACATTTGCGTCTTTTAGCTTCCGGACCTCGTTCAAGAATCACTTGCTAGGCGCACATTCACACTCGCACGGTCGCTTGCTCGCTATCAAACACCGGATTAAGACGCCGTCCTATCGGCCGATGTTCGCGGTTCAACACCGTCAAAGAGACCGCCTCCTCTCTCACGAGATATTGACGCTCCACGGCTGGGCATTGCCGTCCCAAGTGCGAGCTTGGCGCCTACCGTCAAAGTTTGGTACATATCCCTGCGAGATGGAAATGGACCGATGACCAGTGTGGCACTCTGACCTCTCGAATCCCGCAGCCAAAGATGCCCTCATGTCATGATCCTTGGGGGAGCACATGAACCCGTCCTGACTACGGAATTTGCCCCGGATATGCATCCACACGACGTCGAGGAATTACAACTGTGGATTCGCCATGCCTCCAACCTAGTTAACACCCCCGAATATAATCGCTGTTCCAGGTCATACACAGGCCCCTTCTTTTCCCCATCAGTTGGCGACCCACCAATTCATGCCCCAGCCCTGGCGGATGTGGCCTCGAGCATCCATTCAAGATGCCTTCAATTCGCAATACGCAACCGCCTCGTGTTGCTCCACGCTTGTTTGACCAAGCTCGCACGATACGTATCGATTCATGGCTCAGGGGCGCCATACTTGGAGGCTCAGACTTCTTTTGCCGAGTCTGTTGGATTTTCGTTGTCGCTTCGGCATGAGGCACCTCGAAACAGGGACCCCAATGCTGGATCCAACCAGGTCAATTTGATGTTAGAGATCCAACTCAGCGCCGCTTCCAATTGGCtgccctccccctccctgACTTTGACGGTTCCAGCAGCCCCCAGTCGTACTTATTATTCTCGCCCGCCACTACGGCCAACATGCCGTGGTCTTGTCCTGTATGACCAAGGCCAGCGGGTCTCCAAGGAGGATCATTAGACACTTGCGATGTGGTTCGGCCGTCTTCTTTCAAGCCTGAACATGTGCCTTTGGTTCAGCTACTGTTCCTTTCATCGGCGATGGTCAGACGCGTCTCTGGAATGACGAAACATACTGACACTTGGCATCGCTTGACCTGCGTGTGTTATGCTACATGCGACGACTGGCAAGTCGAAGCCACCCCGATGCGGATAGCGATTGTCTTGGGCACAAGACGCCTTCAAGTTAATAGGCTGCACGAGCCCAGAACTAGCACCCGGTGCCGGTCCGGAGCTTTGCCCTAGACTAAGACCGTGACACCGGGACTCTCGGTCCGCAACACCATTATTCTTTCTGGTTGCCGAAGGCAGCATGTATCCATCCAGCTTGTTGATGGAACGAGAGACGATACGATACCCCCGTCCACGAGTCAGGGAGGCGTCTATTTGCAGCGATAGGGCCGTGGCCACGGTTGCTCCTGATTTGACGGGCGAGAAGCaagccaacagcaacaagagTTTTGGGTTCAGCATGCCATGGCCGGCTGCCAGGCAAAGAGAGACAGGTGTGATCCACTAAAGTTTTGCCATTCTAAGCAAGCCACCGCTCATGGCTTGGGGCTCTCGTCTCATCAATGACCGCCCCAAGCCCCTCGGCTCGAGGTAAGATGCGCGAATATGTTTATCGACGGGATGGGCGAGGAATTTGTGATGCAAGGATGCCCAGGCCGGTTTGGAAATCCCACGCTTGCGGcccccatcaccaaggctgctggtgctgggcATGACCCATCTTGAGACTGTGAGGGTCTCGAGGAGATGAGGTTGCCAGGGCGGATCATCCCCCGCCAGACTATCGATCTCGACCTGGCGGCGCTGAGGTCACTTCGTGGGCTTATGCAGATCTCTTCGTCCAGAACCCCCTTGGCAGAAGTTGAGCTTGAAGTGCACTACACAGCCAACTCCGACAAGCCTCCCGCGTTGTTTTGGTGGCTGCGCAGTCTCGCCTCGAGTAAAGCCCACATTATCCTTGCTCGATGCTGCTCGCCTTTCCAGGCTCGTGGCAGGTTGATGAGTCCAGGCCGTGCCACAGCATCTCATTCTTGAGGTGTCTGTCGGTAATTATTCCAATCAGAATGCCGGGGAGCCGCTCCAGCCTGACCTGCCTGTTGATTCCGAGTGGGTGATATCACGACAGGGAAAGCCGCTGGTGGTTCTCCATATCCGTTGAATGTACACAAATGCGTATCCCTCATTTCGATATGGATACTCTCTGTACCTTGACTCGCAGCACTCCTGCCGCTTAGTCGTGTCTGAGCAACTCTTTGCTGCGGAGCCAGGTCGGCCCAGGAAATGGTTGGCGGACAAGATATTGAGCCGCCCTTGGCGATGTCTCGTCGGCCAGGGAGCGACAAGAGCCTTTGATGCGTCAGGATCTCCAAATGTCAATGCTCATCGCTTTGTTGTTGATATCGGGTTGTCGGCAGGCTATCCAGTGAGGTCATGACCGATGCAGATCAACGGAAAGGGTTCCCATGGGGTGTCCGGTGATTCAATTTGACCATCTTCGCTCGAGGCCCGTTGAGAGCCATGAGGCTGCATCATGGTGTAAGTCCGGGGAGATGGTTGCCCTGGCATAGGGTAGGTTGTCCATGGGTGGATAGTGGTCAGGCTGGTTGTTGACTGCACCCAGACCCCCCGGTCCTATAGACTCGTGCAGGACCGCCTTGAGTTGTCACCTGAATGTGAGCCATGGCTTGTCATTGATGTCGTTAATATTCACACACCGTCTGTTCATCGCGAGGCTCTTCTATCCATGAGAGCAGAGAGGCGATAAACTAACCAGCATCCAGGATGCTCCAGGCAAGGAGAACAGAATAAGCTCGCCGCAGAGCATATCATCCATCCAGTTTAGGCGCTATGAAGAAGGATCAGTGCATGGACTTGGATAACTAGGGCACTCTGAAGCCGCCGTAGCACGGGGCTCATCAACCTGGCAGTGGTGGCGTGACAGGGAACCATTCTTGTCATCCCGAGTCCGCCCAGTCTTAGCACACGAGAGGTCTCAGAAGGGAGATGTCGGCCCCCGCCATTAACCTGCGACTCGAGCAGCTTCTGACAGAGCAGAATAACGTGTCGAAAAGTCTTGGATTTCTGTTCGACCGCCACTGCACGACGGGGAGTGAGCCAACAACGCCCCGGCGGGGGTTGATAGGTGCGTGAGTGAGATCGGACCCCCAGCTCATGACTTGTCAAAGGATTGGGGTCCGAGGCTCCGTCACCGTGAACTGGTCCAAGGATTCGAGAATCGGGACGGAGAGAGGCGACGATAGTTAACACGAGTTATGACGAATCCCGCATAAAGAACGTCTCAATAATGTCCTGCCCGGCCATGCCCCGTTCTTCGATCCATGTTTGCCCTggttttttcttcttttcttgcttCGTCCTTCGGTTCTCCTTGCACTAAACCGTATCCCCTACCGGGCCCTGGAATATTTGTTGGTTGAACCACACACCCCCATGTCGGGTGGACCGATCAAGGAAAGGCTCACCCCCTCAAAAactgggcttgggctggcAACGGCCGGAGATGGCAAAGTTGCAGCCCGTCGTCTCGAGCGTTGTTTGTGTTgagagttttttttttttgtttatGTTATTTGCTAGATTTTCAACGCTTGGTTGGTTTGTCTTTTTCGTTCGTTGTTGTAAAGGGGGTGGTGGCTGGTTCTGGTCTAAGTAGGAAACAAAGTACCAAAAAAAGGGGGGGTGTAGGTTTGGGTCCAGCTAGAATGGCCTTCTGCAAGCACTTTACGCGGTCGGCGCGTTGGACGAGGGGGAGGGAGACTGACGCCATGGATCCGGgtccttctctctctctggcTGGCCTCTTTTTTGAGGGGGAACTTTGGGTCCCGTCCGTCTCAGCGCTCGGGTTTTTGGTCGTCCGTCTTCCTTCCGAGCTCAAACTGTACTCTGTGCATCAACTAGCAAGGCGAATCATGGGCGTATGACAATGCTGCTGATGTCTCGTGGGGAGGGGCGGCGTCAGCATTCTGCcgagggaggaggggggggCAAAGGGGAAACGCCTTGTTGAAGCGATCTTCTCTCACTCGTGCATGCGTCAGATCGACCCGAGTCGAGGTTGTGTgcatttctctctcttttttcgCTTGTCTCACATTTGTTTTCTTGTTGCCTCTCTACTGACTGGCTCACATGAGCGTGCGCCGTGTGTGCGCGAAGAGGAGCAATGTGGGTTTCAAAGGTTACAGGTTGTGAGTTGTGACTGAATGCAGCCATGTCCTTGTTTATTACAACACTCGTCGAGGCAGAAACAACCCGTGATTGGCGAGTTTGCCGCTCCCCCTCGTAAAGCAGGGCTCGGCGCAACTTCTTCCATCTGCATCTCATGTCTTAGAGTTCCCAAGCACATTCTACCCTCCTGTCCACTGTTGTCTACCTACCTGAGCTTGTCCGCCCTCGCCCAGTCATCGTCCGAGACGCCCTTGACCTGGTTCAGGTACTCGCTGAACTTCTGCGATGACCTTAGGGCGTCCCGCATGTGCTGATATTGGAGCGTCTCTTTTCGGAACTTGGCCAGGTCCCGCGCCacggtgatgatgttgcGGATCTCGCGCCCGTTGACCTCGACTCGCGCCAGCTTGGGCAGGTTCATCTGCAGGTCCTCCATGTCTACGCGGACCTTGGTGTGATGCAGCATCTGAATAAAGTTACTCCAGATCTTGAATCTGTCCTCCTCGCCAAGTGCCGGGTAGCCCAAGGCAAGCTGGATGCGTGACTTGAAGGCTTCATCGAAACTCCCAATGCGGTTGGTTGTCAAGATGATGATTCCATCATAGTACTCCAGGATGCGGAGGAAGACTGCTTACTGTAAGTATGTATGCCAAGAGGAGACGGGGGAGTCTTACTTGAAATGATGGCATTTCGCTTCTGGTCTGAAAAGGACCTCTCTTCAAGAAAGACGTCTgcttcatcaagaaggaCCACTGGATGAGGATCAGCAACAGCTCTCCAATTGGCGAATAGCAGGGTCTCCTACCGCAATCCCAGGCTCTCCCTATCTCGAGAACACCATCAAAATACTGTCTCTAATTAGCAAACAGAGCGAGCGAGGGCGACAGATCAATTACCCGTTCCACCTCGGCAGGCTCAGTCCCGATATTGCCGCACGTCACCCGGTACAAAGGCATCTCCTGTTCCTCAGCAATACTCTCTGCTGTCAGAGTCTTTCCAGTCCCAGGCCCGCCGTGAAGCAAGACCAGGAGCCCCTGACCTTTGCGCTGGACGATGTCCAGATCCATGCTCTTCCTTTCCCCATGAGCCGACACCGCGGCTAGGATCAACTCTTTGGTCTCAGGGGGCACAACAACCTGCGAGAACGCCCTCTTGTTCCACGTCACATCAGTGATGTCGTCCACTTGTAAGGTCTCTGTTGTCTAGTCAGCGAGTGCCGTCACGTTAACCCCCCCGAAAATACTAACTCCAGGCCTTGGTAGTGAAATCAAATCCGTGGATCTTCGGCGGTAGACAGTATAGGAAATCCTCGGGAGGCTCCTCAATCCCCATAAATTGATCGTTGGCCCAAGTATAATCGGAATGTCCTTCGAAAATACTATTGGTAGGGTGTAAGCGTTTAAACATTGCGTAGTCGATCATGAATCGCCCCTCGGCCTGTTCGAGATTAGTGAGATGTTGCGATAAATAGAAGATGGACAAACTTGAAAGACACTGTCTGCGCCATGCTCGTCGTAGCAGACGAGTTTCCGCCGTCTGCATGCCCAGAATCGTTGCCCTCGGGCAATGAGCTTTTCTTTGATATCCACTGATGCAAATCTCAGCGGATAACATTCAAGGCTAGTGATATCCAGAAGCCTGTCGTCCGAGTCATACAACGAGCCGTACCCCGGTGGTAACCCGAGGACTGAAGATGTATGCCTTAGGATACCATTGAATTCCCAGCGGAGTTGGATAACACCGGCCCTATCTGTGTTGGACGGGAACCAAGGGACAATGGCACCGCTCAACGGCCTGCCTTCATTAGGGTCCTGACGAACCAGAAGTTCGCCGGGCCGGAATAATGTCATGAAGTGTTTCCTGTTGACTTTTCCTCGTGCAAACAAAGCGTCGGCCTCATCCCATTCTTTCCTGAAGTTGTCCTCCATCCACTGACACAACAACCACAGCGACTCTCTTGTCAAGTCATCTAGATCAACCTCCCCGAGGGATTCGATCAGTGTTTTCCCATATAGGTAAAAGAGGGGGTATGGCTTTGGAAGCCGGCGGAAGCGTAGATCTACCATAAAGGGAGTCTCTGTCTTCAGAAATCCGGGAGAATTATCAAAACCAGGAAACCGGTGGGGGAACGCCTCTATGATTGCCTTTAGCCCAGCCTGTGCAACTGGACCGATCATGATTTCCTTCGCTTCAGGCTCCTTGGGGTAATGATCTTGAACAAGAACCCGACCACGGGGCCCGGGCTGTCCTTCCTTAGTCAGTATCGACCGAATTAAATGCCCATCGCATTCATAGTGTCTGACAACCGCGAAAAAAACTTCTGGGTGACTTTCCAGGTATGTTTCCTTGTGGCCGACCTCGTGGGTTCCCCTGAAGTGGTCATTTTCTGTGCCGCCTCTAAAaaggcgaggaggatccAAGTAGCTTGTCTGCGTGCCGCTATCGTGACAAGACACCTGATGGAACGTCACAAACTTGGCGAGGTTGGGACCTTGAGCTGATTCAGATGCTTCACAAATAGCCTGCTCCGGGGATGCGAGTTGAGCTGTCATAATAGCCTTGAGTTCTTCCTTGAGCATTTCGTTCTCGATCTGGAGGCGAAAAATCGCAGACGATGCCAGAAGCTGATCTGGGACGGGGTTTCCTCGTTTCCGTCGACGGCCCCTCCATGTCGTTCCTGGAACGAGGGCATTCTCGGGGTTTAGCCGCACAGACAAGAAGTATTTGGCTATCTTCTTGATCACAAGAGGGGCTGTTCCGAGCAATGAAGGCTGGCTCGGAGGTGGACTTGTCGCACTACCTGGACTCTGGGTCAGCGAACCACACTGTGCCATATAATTCTTCCCAGCAACTTACCAGGCAGGACTCCATGAGGAGAAACAGACAACTCCTTCTCTTTTTGTAATTTAACAACCTCTTGCTGTACTTGTGAAATGACAGAGCTGACATATCTCGTCTCGGCTTGATGGGCAACCGCCGCCTGTTCTCGTATCCTGGCCGTTGTCCGTTGTATTTGACACACAACATCATGAAACTCCAGCGCCCATGGATCCTTTATCGCCGCCAATGTTTTCCCAATGAAGTTCCCTGTTGTCTTGCTGTACCACTTTAGAGCTCGGGCGCAAAAGTCGATGATGTGAGTGTAGATGGTCGCCAGGGTGGTCTGCATGTGTGGAACAGGATAAAGCTCGATAGCCAGGAAATCTACCTCTGGAAGGGCCTCACTGATGGCACAGAAAGCGTCAGAAATCTTGCTCGCAAGTTCTTGGTGGCTCAAGGTCACCTGTGGAGAGAGTCTCAGTGACATTCATGCTAAGCTCGGTAATTCAACTCACCAGGAACAGGAACTTGATGGATCCCCAGACGAGTGCTGAGTACTCTGGATGACTCGATACAAGAACATCAATGACTTTGCTGAAAGTATTGATCTTGTTAACGGCTTTAGTCCACATAAGAGCCGCTTCTTTGGTGAATGGGTGTCTTGAACTCTTCGTTGTGTTGTGTTGCTCCTGGGCCTTGTGTACCTCCTCCAGCAAGCTCTCCATTGTGGACGACTGCAAGGATGGAAGTTCATGATTTCGATTCTTTCTTACTTGACCGTAGCTGAACTCCACTGCCTTTTGGAATGCTTCTTTAAGAATCCTATCCGGGCCGCCTCTGATTAAAGTCAGTTTGTCTGCACGGCTGTGAGTCTTTTGGGGGCATGTCATACACATCTTCCTGGATTTCTGACTTGAACCAGACCGCCAACCCAGATGAACTATTCTCTGGCCTAGGCGTCGCCATGGATGCTTCTCTTGCTCGCCTGTCACTATTTTGAGCTTCCGCAGAAGTGGGCGATGTGAAACTCGAAGCAACGTGTATACCAAGAAAGGTGACTTGATATTGTCTGACCTCCTTTTCACCCTCTTTTATTCTTGAACAGACCCCGGCAATCATGGACATTGAACAAGGCGCAGCCTGAAAATGGCGGAGCTTCGGTGGTTGGGCTGTCTGCGGCCAGGCTCTCAACGAGGCTCCCTCCCCATGCAGCTGCTGCCCGTCCAATTGCAACAGCGCCTGAGACCAGGTCTGCAATATCATTGCCAATTGTCAATCATGAGGCTTTTACCCCGCTCCTGAGCGTCTACGTGCTTGCCACGTTGAGCGGCTGTGCTTGGTCGACCTTTTGGGAACATTTGTATTTTTCTCTCACCTTGGGCTCCCGAGAAATCTTCCGCAATTCAGAATTTTGAACCATCTTCAAAACTGGTCTCCTGAGATGCGAATAATCCCGGGAAGGGGGCAAACGCGGTATTGTGGGTGTTACAAGAGAAGAGGACAGGTCCTCTGCCCACGACCGCTCAGCAATGGATAGGGCTATCTCGCAAGATCATTCAGAATAGGATAGacatgttttttttttaatgtGTTCGGTCAAATTAACTAAAAGCAGAAGTCTCAGCTCAAGGTCATGTAGCGATATAGGAGGATGAATAACCTGAAAGGAAATGGGCACACAAGCCGTGGGGGATGAGCAGTCTTATGAAGGAGAGGGGAGTAACGAGGATTTCTCTGAAGAAGATATGGCGATCTGGGCATCTGACATCCCTATAAAATACACCATGATCCATTCTTTAGTTGACGATAATTTTCCACCAGGCTCTGCAGTCCCCCAAGTTATGGGCGGCCTGGTGGCCAAGCTACGAAGTTGGATCTCAGCTAGGTTCGGCACTTTCTTAAGTTCAAGTGAATCTGGTAGTGGCAGACGCTTCGCGGGACTTCGCATTGGTCATTGTCGAGCTGGCGAAAGCTGCTGGCCTACCTTCCCTTGGTATGTGGGCTCACAACTGGCGAGACCCATTACTATCCCAGATGTCTGGCGTTCTCTCGTCTCGTAGATTCTTGAGCCGGACAGTTCCTCATACAAGAATCCGACTGAACCCAACTTGAACTCGTATCGCGGAAGATGATTGGATAGCCCTTCTTGTTGCTGTTCCAGCCGTTGACTCTCACCAAGATGAACGCAAAACTCGAGAGACAATCAGAAAGTTCTGGAACACCTTTACTGAACGAAAGGTGACTACCACGGTCAAGATGCTCCTGCTGACCTATTCGAACCCCGGGACACCAATGCCAAGCATGCTGCCCAACAACGATGTGGAGTTTTACAGTCTGAAGATGGGCCATGATAGGAGGCCC is a window encoding:
- a CDS encoding AAA domain-containing protein encodes the protein MESLLEEVHKAQEQHNTTKSSRHPFTKEAALMWTKAVNKINTFSKVIDVLVSSHPEYSALVWGSIKFLFLVTLSHQELASKISDAFCAISEALPEVDFLAIELYPVPHMQTTLATIYTHIIDFCARALKWYSKTTGNFIGKTLAAIKDPWALEFHDVVCQIQRTTARIREQAAVAHQAETRYVSSVISQVQQEVVKLQKEKELSVSPHGVLPGSATSPPPSQPSLLGTAPLVIKKIAKYFLSVRLNPENALVPGTTWRGRRRKRGNPVPDQLLASSAIFRLQIENEMLKEELKAIMTAQLASPEQAICEASESAQGPNLAKFVTFHQVSCHDSGTQTSYLDPPRLFRGGTENDHFRGTHEVGHKETYLESHPEVFFAVVRHYECDGHLIRSILTKEGQPGPRGRVLVQDHYPKEPEAKEIMIGPVAQAGLKAIIEAFPHRFPGFDNSPGFLKTETPFMVDLRFRRLPKPYPLFYLYGKTLIESLGEVDLDDLTRESLWLLCQWMEDNFRKEWDEADALFARGKVNRKHFMTLFRPGELLVRQDPNEGRPLSGAIVPWFPSNTDRAGVIQLRWEFNGILRHTSSVLGLPPGYGSLYDSDDRLLDITSLECYPLRFASVDIKEKLIARGQRFWACRRRKLVCYDEHGADSVFQAEGRFMIDYAMFKRLHPTNSIFEGHSDYTWANDQFMGIEEPPEDFLYCLPPKIHGFDFTTKAWKTLQVDDITDVTWNKRAFSQVVVPPETKELILAAVSAHGERKSMDLDIVQRKGQGLLVLLHGGPGTGKTLTAESIAEEQEMPLYRVTCGNIGTEPAEVERYFDGVLEIGRAWDCVVLLDEADVFLEERSFSDQKRNAIISIFLRILEYYDGIIILTTNRIGSFDEAFKSRIQLALGYPALGEEDRFKIWSNFIQMLHHTKVRVDMEDLQMNLPKLARVEVNGREIRNIITVARDLAKFRKETLQYQHMRDALRSSQKFSEYLNQVKGVSDDDWARADKLR